One genomic window of Indioceanicola profundi includes the following:
- a CDS encoding allantoate amidohydrolase, producing the protein MTARLQPGDAARLMGRLEELAEFTAVPGQLTRLYLSPEHRRAADRVAEWMREAGMAVRLDPVATVVGRYEGAQPGARTLLIGSHIDTVRNAGKYDGNLGVLLGISLVEVLNRAGVRLPFAIEVVAFGDEEGVRWPGTLRGSAAIAGTLTANQLDVRDADGIGVREALHAFGCDPDDFPSAAMLPEALLGFLEVHIEQGPVLEARGLPVGIVTAIAAANRYAATITGMAGHAGTVPMGLRQDALAAAAECVLAVERICAAGSDMVGTVGRIEALPGAVNVIPGEVRFSLDLRAPAPETRDAAWAEIEAAWTATAGRRGVRLAVERTHSHPGCACSPWLMQAMEGAVRRAGIQPFRLPSGAGHDAMSFAGVTGAAMLFVRCKGGISHNPAESITMEDAEAALRVMLDLVQSLPPVPPA; encoded by the coding sequence ATGACCGCCCGCTTGCAGCCCGGCGACGCCGCCCGCCTGATGGGCCGGCTGGAGGAACTGGCGGAGTTCACCGCGGTGCCCGGCCAGCTCACCCGCCTCTATCTCTCGCCGGAGCATCGCCGGGCCGCCGACCGGGTGGCGGAGTGGATGAGGGAGGCCGGGATGGCGGTGCGGCTGGACCCGGTCGCCACCGTTGTCGGGCGCTATGAAGGCGCCCAGCCAGGGGCGCGCACGCTGCTGATCGGGTCCCACATCGACACGGTGCGCAATGCCGGGAAGTATGACGGGAATCTGGGCGTGCTGCTGGGGATATCCCTGGTGGAGGTTCTGAACCGCGCCGGGGTGCGGCTGCCCTTCGCCATCGAGGTGGTGGCCTTCGGGGATGAGGAGGGCGTGCGCTGGCCCGGCACGCTGCGCGGCAGTGCCGCCATCGCCGGCACCCTGACCGCCAACCAGTTGGATGTGCGCGACGCGGACGGCATCGGCGTGCGTGAGGCGCTGCACGCCTTCGGCTGCGACCCAGACGACTTCCCCAGCGCCGCCATGCTGCCGGAGGCGCTGCTGGGCTTCCTGGAGGTGCATATCGAGCAGGGGCCGGTGCTGGAGGCCAGGGGCTTGCCCGTCGGCATCGTCACCGCCATCGCCGCCGCCAACCGCTATGCCGCCACCATCACGGGCATGGCCGGCCATGCCGGCACCGTGCCCATGGGGCTGCGCCAGGATGCGCTTGCGGCGGCGGCGGAATGCGTGCTGGCGGTGGAGCGCATCTGTGCGGCGGGCAGCGACATGGTCGGCACGGTGGGCAGGATCGAGGCTTTGCCGGGGGCCGTGAATGTCATTCCGGGGGAGGTGCGATTCAGCCTCGACCTGCGCGCGCCGGCTCCCGAAACCCGCGATGCCGCCTGGGCGGAGATCGAGGCCGCCTGGACCGCCACCGCGGGGCGGCGCGGCGTGCGGCTGGCGGTGGAGCGTACGCACAGCCATCCGGGCTGCGCCTGCTCCCCCTGGCTGATGCAGGCCATGGAAGGTGCCGTCCGACGCGCCGGCATCCAGCCCTTCCGCCTGCCCAGCGGGGCCGGGCATGATGCCATGAGCTTCGCCGGCGTGACCGGTGCCGCCATGCTGTTCGTCCGCTGCAAGGGCGGGATCAGCCACAACCCCGCCGAATCCATCACGATGGAGGATGCGGAGGCCGCCCTTCGTGTCATGCTGGACCTTGTACAGTCCCTTCCTCCCGTTCCTCCCGCCTGA
- the puuE gene encoding allantoinase PuuE has translation MAYDPTYPRDLIGYGPNPPHAKWPGGARIAVQFVINYEEGGENSILHGDKASEAFLSEIVGAQALAGVRHINMESIYDYGARAGFWRLHRMFTERRIPVTVFGIAMAMERNPQAVEAMLKAEWEIASHGYRWIDYQYVPEEIERKHIAKAVEIQTRLTGAAPLGFYQGRCSPNTRRLVVEHGGFTYDADAYDDELPHYMTTQAGRILVVPYTLDANDMRFATPQGFNSGDQFFSYLKDSFDVLYAEGETAPKMMSIGLHCRLVGRPGRAAALARFLDYAMGHDKVWFARRIDIARHWLSTHPPEAA, from the coding sequence ATGGCCTATGATCCCACATACCCCCGCGACCTGATCGGCTATGGCCCCAACCCGCCCCATGCCAAGTGGCCGGGCGGTGCGCGCATCGCCGTGCAGTTCGTGATCAATTACGAGGAGGGGGGCGAGAACTCCATCCTCCACGGCGACAAGGCGTCGGAGGCCTTCCTGTCGGAGATCGTGGGCGCGCAGGCACTGGCCGGCGTGCGCCACATCAATATGGAGTCGATCTATGATTACGGTGCACGCGCCGGCTTCTGGCGGCTGCACCGCATGTTCACGGAGCGGCGTATTCCCGTCACCGTCTTCGGCATCGCCATGGCCATGGAGCGCAATCCGCAGGCCGTGGAAGCCATGCTGAAGGCGGAGTGGGAGATCGCCAGCCACGGTTACCGCTGGATCGACTACCAGTATGTGCCGGAGGAGATCGAGCGGAAGCACATCGCCAAGGCCGTGGAAATCCAGACCCGCCTGACCGGTGCTGCGCCGCTGGGCTTCTATCAGGGGCGGTGCAGCCCGAATACGCGGCGGTTGGTGGTGGAGCATGGCGGCTTCACCTATGACGCCGACGCCTATGACGACGAGTTGCCCCACTACATGACGACGCAAGCGGGGCGCATCCTGGTGGTGCCCTACACGCTGGACGCCAACGACATGCGCTTCGCCACGCCGCAGGGCTTCAACAGCGGCGACCAGTTCTTCAGCTATCTGAAGGACAGCTTCGATGTGCTGTATGCGGAGGGCGAAACGGCCCCGAAGATGATGAGCATCGGGCTGCATTGCCGGCTGGTGGGCCGGCCGGGCCGGGCGGCGGCGCTGGCGCGGTTCCTGGATTATGCCATGGGCCATGACAAGGTCTGGTTCGCCCGCCGCATCGACATCGCCCGCCACTGGCTGAGCACCCACCCGCCGGAGGCGGCATGA
- a CDS encoding urate hydroxylase PuuD, with product MELIAWEWMSFLLRWLHVIAAIAWIGSSFYFIHLDLSLRRRDGLPAGTVGEAWQVHGGGFYHMQKYAVAPAQMPEKLTWFKWEAYTTWLSGFALLVVFYYGSAELFLIDRGVADLTPAMAIGLSLAGIVLGWIAYDLMCKSPLGRNDAYLGAAVYGFLVLTAFGYAQAFSGRGAFMQVGAMAATMMAANVGHVIIPNQRKVVADLIAGRSPDPSLGKKAKQRSLHNNYLTLPVVFLMLGNHAPLAFGSPYAWVMVALVLPVGAAVRHFFNRRHAGYPSPWWTWIVAAIGMGMIIALSAVNTAEAAEPQPDRKADLAVVEEIVGTRCVMCHMAPPAWEGLAAPPKGVRLDSAEEIARHLPQIRLQAALSRAMPPGNLTDMTEEERAALRAATDWVLPGWRP from the coding sequence ATGGAATTGATCGCCTGGGAATGGATGAGCTTCCTGCTGCGCTGGCTGCATGTGATCGCGGCCATCGCCTGGATCGGCTCCTCCTTCTACTTCATCCATCTGGACCTCAGCCTGCGCCGTCGCGACGGGCTGCCAGCCGGCACGGTGGGGGAGGCGTGGCAGGTGCATGGCGGCGGCTTCTACCACATGCAGAAATATGCCGTGGCCCCGGCCCAGATGCCGGAGAAGCTGACCTGGTTCAAGTGGGAGGCCTACACCACCTGGCTCAGCGGCTTCGCCCTGCTGGTGGTGTTCTATTATGGCAGCGCCGAGCTGTTCCTGATCGACCGCGGCGTGGCCGATCTCACGCCGGCCATGGCCATCGGCCTGTCGCTGGCGGGCATCGTGCTGGGCTGGATCGCCTATGACCTGATGTGCAAGTCGCCGCTGGGGCGCAACGATGCCTATCTGGGGGCGGCGGTCTACGGGTTCCTGGTGCTGACGGCCTTCGGCTATGCGCAGGCATTCAGCGGGCGCGGCGCCTTCATGCAGGTCGGGGCCATGGCCGCCACCATGATGGCGGCCAATGTCGGCCATGTCATCATCCCCAACCAGCGCAAGGTGGTGGCGGACCTGATCGCCGGCCGCTCCCCCGATCCGTCGCTGGGGAAGAAGGCCAAGCAGCGGTCGCTGCACAACAATTACCTGACCCTGCCGGTGGTTTTCCTGATGCTGGGCAACCACGCCCCGCTGGCCTTCGGCTCACCCTATGCCTGGGTGATGGTGGCGCTGGTGCTGCCGGTGGGGGCGGCGGTCCGGCATTTCTTCAACCGCCGCCATGCGGGATATCCCAGCCCCTGGTGGACCTGGATCGTGGCCGCCATCGGCATGGGCATGATCATCGCCCTGAGCGCCGTGAACACGGCTGAGGCCGCCGAGCCGCAGCCCGACCGCAAGGCCGATCTGGCGGTGGTGGAGGAGATCGTGGGCACGCGTTGCGTGATGTGCCACATGGCCCCGCCCGCCTGGGAAGGGCTGGCCGCACCGCCCAAGGGCGTCAGGCTGGACAGCGCGGAGGAGATCGCGCGGCACCTGCCGCAGATCAGGCTCCAGGCCGCCTTGTCCCGCGCCATGCCGCCCGGCAATCTGACCGACATGACGGAGGAGGAGCGGGCGGCCCTTCGCGCCGCCACCGACTGGGTCCTCCCCGGCTGGAGACCTTGA